One part of the Lycium ferocissimum isolate CSIRO_LF1 chromosome 8, AGI_CSIRO_Lferr_CH_V1, whole genome shotgun sequence genome encodes these proteins:
- the LOC132068010 gene encoding 1-(5-phosphoribosyl)-5-[(5-phosphoribosylamino)methylideneamino] imidazole-4-carboxamide isomerase, chloroplastic, with the protein MQSIQATSASSPQNLFLGKNLSYAPCTIDRTQDFIPAVTSPPLAQRLSIQCGVRFRPCIDIHKGKVKQIVGSTLRDSNEADKSLVTNFESDKSAAEYAKLYRDDGLVGGHAIMLGADPLSIAAAIEALHAYPGGLQVGGGIKTENALSYIEEGASHVIVTSYVFNNGQMDLERLKELASLVGRKRLVLDLSCRKKEGEYVIVTDRWQKFSDVHLNEKVLNFLAEYADEFLVHGVDVEGKKLGIDEELVALLGKYSPIPVTYAGGVTVMADLEKIKVAGMGRVDVTVGSALDIFGGNLAYKDVVAWHTLQDSLAV; encoded by the exons ATGCAAAGTATCCAAGCAACTTCAGCCTCATCACCGCAAAACTTATTCTTGGGAAAGAATCTCAGCTATGCACCGTGTACTATTGACAGAACGCAAGATTTCATACCTGCTGTGACATCACCTCCATTAG CTCAGAGGCTATCCATACAATGTGGGGTTCGGTTCCGCCCTTGCATTGACATACACAAG ggaaaagtGAAGCAAATTGTTGGATCCACTCTTCGAGATTCTAACGAGGCAGATAAAAGCCTGGTAACTAACTTTGAATCTGATAAGTCAGCTGCAGAATATGCAAAGCTTTACAGAGACGACGGCCTTGTAGGTGGCCATGCGATTATGCTTGGTGCTGACCCCTTGAGCATAGCTGCTGCAATTGAAGCATTACATGCTTACCCTG GTGGGTTGCAAGTTGGAGGGGGAATTAAAACCGAAAATGCTTTGAGTTACATTGAAGAAGGAGCCAGCCATGTCATTGTCACCTCG TATGTCTTTAACAATGGACAAATGGACCTTGAGAGACTTAAGGAACTTGCTTCTCTCGTTGGAAGAAAGAGGCTTGTTTTGGATCTTAGTTGCCGGAAAAAG GAAGGCGAGTATGTAATTGTCACAGACAGATGGCAGAAGTTCAGTGACGTACATCTCAACGAGAAAGTCCTGAATTTTCTTGCAGAGTATGCTGATGAGTTTCTGGTTCATGGAGTTGATGTTGAAGGCAAAAA GCTGGGCATAGATGAGGAGCTTGTCGCATTGCTTGGAAAGTATTCCCCC ATTCCTGTAACATATGCTGGTGGTGTAACTGTAATGGCTGATCTTGAGAAGATCAAAGTTGCGGGAATGGGGCGTGTGGACGTGACAGTGGGCAGTGCTTTGGATATTTTCGGAGGTAACTTGGCATACAAAGACGTCGTGGCTTGGCACACTCTGCAGGATTCTTTGGCAGTTTAA
- the LOC132068008 gene encoding proteasome subunit beta type-5-like: MMKIDFSGLEPSAPLRGEASELFDGIPSSPSFQLPNAANFDGFQKEAIQMVKPAKGTTTLAFIFKGGVMVAADSRASMGGYISSQSVKKIIEINPYMLGTMAGGAADCQFWHRNLGIKCRLHELANKRRISVTGASKLLANILYSYRGMGLSVGTMIAGWDEKGPGLYYVDSEGGRLKGNRFSVGSGSPYAYGVLDNGYRYDLSVEEAAELARRAIYHATFRDGASGGVASVYHVGPNGWKKLSGDDVGELHYNYYPVEVAAVEQEMAEVPAA, encoded by the exons ATGATGAAGATCGATTTTAGCGGACTTGAACCGAGTGCGCCACTTCGAGGGGAGGCTTCTGAGCTGTTTGATGGCATTCCGAGTTCTCCTTCATTCCAGCTTCCTAATGCTGCTAAT tttgatggttttcaaaaaGAAGCAATCCAAATGGTGAAGCCTGCGAAGGGAACCACAACACTTGCTTTCATTTTTAAAGGAGGTGTCATGGTTGCTGCTGATTCTCGGGCTAGCATGGGAGGATATATAT CATCTCAATCTGTGAAGAAAATCATTGAAATTAATCCCTATATGCTGGGCACAATGGCTGGTGGGGCTGCTGACTGCCAATTCTGGCATAGAAACCTGGGAATCAAG TGCCGTCTTCATGAACTGGCAAACAAAAGGAGAATTTCAGTTACTGGAGCTTCAAAGCTGCTGGCAAACATTTTATATTCTTACCGCGGAATGGGTTTGTCTGTTGGAACCATGATTGCTGGTTGGGATGAGAAG GGTCCAGGATTATATTATGTGGATAGTGAGGGAGGACGGCTTAAAGGAAACAGATTCTCTGTTGGATCTGGTTCACCTTATGCTTATGGTGTTTTGGATAATGG ATACCGATATGATTTGTCTGTGGAAGAAGCAGCTGAATTGGCTAGACGTGCAATTTATCATGCTACTTTCCGTGATGGAGCTAGTGGAGGTGTTGCTAGTG TTTATCATGTCGGACCAAATGGATGGAAGAAGCTATCAGGCGATGATGTTGGAGAACTCCACTACAACTACTATCCCGTCGAAGTAGCGGCTGTGGAACAGGAGATGGCTGAAGTGCCAGCAGCCTGA
- the LOC132068009 gene encoding uncharacterized protein At5g03900, chloroplastic-like, protein MDAIEYLGRRVTVGDVASKAGIQLSEAQKVLQVLATDTNGFLEVSDEGDVLYVFPENYRSNLAAKSFRIKLEPLLEKAKMAAEYLVRVSVGTSLIASIVIVMTTVIVIALGGDDIPFPYIGDISFPYIGEDNRGKRVTSYDSGLSWYWDPNYHRRGRIREDGARMDFFESIFSFVFGDGDPNQGIEEERWKLIGQYILSNGGVVVAEELAPFLDVKTPNNMGDESYILPVLLQFDGQPEVNAEGNILYRFPSLQRTAAHQWGRRKEYVGKRWPDWDGEVEKYLKETNWQFSKTSVSQMALAIGLGVLNLLGVIVLGTMLKSMAVSPSSLISSVSKMFPLLQIFAGSFFTIPLIRWFIVRKRNSEIEKRNQAREQYARALERPDLSLRRKLLSAQDMAQRTFIGQDRIVYSTNKDLHEQDYDAQEWEQRFPEVEKPE, encoded by the exons ATGGATGCAATTGAATATTTGGGAAGGAGAGTTACAGTTGGTGATGTTGCTAGTAAGGCTGGTATTCAGTTGAGTGAAGCACAAAAAGTTTTGCAAGTTTTGGCTACTGATACTAATGGTTTCTTGGAG GTGTCTGACGAAGGTGATGTCCTATATGTGTTTCCTGAGAATTATCGGTCAAATCTTGCTGCTAAATCATTTCGGATAAAACTTGAGCCTTTGCTGGAGAAAGCAAAG ATGGCAGCAGAATATTTAGTCAGGGTTTCGGTTGGTACCTCACTTATCGCTTCAATTGTTATCGTCATGACGACCGTTATCGTCATTGCCTTAGG TGGTGATGACATACCCTTTCCTTACATTGGTGATATAAGCTTTCCTTACATTGGTGAAGACAATCGTGGAAAACGAGTCACATCTTATGATAGTGGTCTTTCCtg GTATTGGGATCCAAACTATCATAGGCGAGGACGAATTCGTGAAGATGGTGCCAGGATGGACTTCTTTGAATCT attttctcCTTTGTATTTGGTGATGGTGATCCAAATCAAGGTATTGAAGAAGAGAGGTGGAAGTTG ATAGGACAATATATACTGTCAAATGGTGGTGTTGTCGTTGCTGAAGAACTTGCTCCCTTTCTCGATGTAAAGACTCCCAACAACATG GGTGATGAATCGTATATCCTTCCGGTGCTGTTGCAGTTTGATGGTCAGCCGGAAGTAAATGCAGAG GGGAATATTCTGTATCGGTTCCCATCACTGCAACGTACAGCTGCTCATCAATGGGGCAGAAGGAAGGAGTATGTAGGAAAAAGATGGCCTGACTGGGATGGAGAGGTTGAGAAATAtctaaaagaaacaaattggCAATTTAG TAAAACGAGTGTATCACAAATGGCATTGGCCATTGGTTTGGGTGTGCTGAATCTACTTGGAGTTATCGTTCTTGGTACCATGTTGAA GAGCATGGCTGTTAGTCCAAGTAGCCTCATTTCATCTGTGTCCAAGATGTTTCCATTACTTCAG atttttgctGGCTCGTTTTTCACCATTCCTTTGATTCGCTGGTTTATTGTTCGAAAGAGAAATTCTGAAATTGAAAAGAGAAATCAAGCAAGGGAACAATATGCCCGGGCACTTGAGCGTCCCGACCTCTCACTAAGGCGGAAG CTTTTGAGTGCTCAAGATATGGCTCAAAGAACTTTTATTGGTCAAGATCGAATCGTTTACAGTACCAACAAGGATTTACATGAGCAAGATTATGATGCCCAAGAATGGGAGCAAAGATTCCCTGAGGTCGAAAAACCTGAATAG